From Strigops habroptila isolate Jane chromosome 1, bStrHab1.2.pri, whole genome shotgun sequence, a single genomic window includes:
- the DCLK3 gene encoding serine/threonine-protein kinase DCLK3 isoform X1 encodes MPAAAPPPLHPAAGSCCPYGHCAGRRALFDHSSHNASSKVKERKLQGTCPPLGRGSYGKACLHESSQRSPLFNPRNGFHTIHSEHSPVKPRIITVVKPGGHTLRRITLLLNRRSVQTFEQLMADISEALGFPRWKNDRVRKLYNLRGREIQSVSDFFREGDAFIAMGREPLTLKDLEVVLQELYPENPYAASAAIQQNEEQSQKLMSRLYDKASKVDSGFDETEIAKNCSNGMSPKLVGHKGKSQAKTKQEEKMRTKKKWSRESWDGEQGVKPSRKIRESERYFSRERSPEDGLEESSEEVVRCEKCEQERQARQKLERERRAEASLENRDLTTGACQRYHIERNAKIRNCRKSSETCLEGEEVGWKDNSCRRAWKPLLRNVNEGLEKQKRSIEKERDVEKHESHGKEVVKIKKNAVEGLQLTREAKEENGSSCMMNQSGWLKKDTTRDAEKPSKTHREGREGQRAKEEGARREGNIICRESDMTRREKTGERRVNKEESKAQGLESTSRRHAIKNRTDVEKHYEIGRTIGDGNFAVVKECRHCDSNQIYAMKIVDKSKLKGKEDMMESEILIIRSLSHPNIVSLIEVYETEAEIYLILEYVPGGDLFDAIIESVKFTEHDAAVMITDLCEALVYIHSKNIVHRDLKPENLLVQHNADKSTTLKLADFGLAKQVTKPIFTVCGTPTYVAPEILAEKGYGLEVDMWAAGVILYILLCGFPPFRSQDRDQDELFQIIQLGHYEFLSPYWDNISAAAKDLITRLLIVDPQKRYTARQVLQHPWIRTAGKTNSRNLQKEVTINIERHFRAQRRREVADEDT; translated from the exons ATGCCGGCCGCCGCGCCTCCTCCGCTGCACCCCGCCGccggctcctgctgcccctACGGCCACTGCGCGG gACGCCGGGCCTTGTTTGACCATTCGTCACACAACGCAAGCTCAAAAGTAAAAGAGAGGAAGCTCCAAGGGACTTGTCCTCCTCTTGGTCGTGGAAGCTATGGAAAAGCATGTTTGCATGAAAGCAGTCAGAGGTCCCCACTTTTTAATCCCCGTAATGGTTTTCACACGATACATTCAGAGCACAGTCCTGTGAAGCCAAGGATTATTACAGTGGTGAAACCTGGTGGGCACACACTCAGAAGGATAACCTTGCTTCTCAACAGGAGATCTGTCCAGACCTTTGAACAGCTGATGGCTGACATTTCAGAAGCTCTGGGATTTCCACGCTGGAAGAATGACCGTGTGAGAAAGCTTTACAATCTGAGAGGCAGAGAAATCCAAAGTGTTTCTGACTTCTTCAGGGAAGGTGATGCATTCATAGCGATGGGGAGAGAGCCCCTCACTTTGAAGGACCTGGAAGTGGTGTTACAAGAACTTTATCCTGAAAATCCATACGCTGCCagtgctgccattcagcagaATGAGGAGCAGTCCCAAAAGCTGATGAGCAGGCTGTACGACAAGGCTTCCAAAGTGGACAGTGGCTTTGATGAAACAGAAATTGCCAAGAACTGCAGCAACGGCATGTCTCCCAAACTGGTAGGacataaaggaaaaagtcaAGCCAAGACaaagcaagaggagaaaatgagaacaaaaaaaaagtggagtAGAGAGAGCTGGGATGGAGAGCAAGGAGTGAAGCCTTCTAGGAAGATCCGAGAAAGCGAGAGGTACTTCAGCCGTGAGAGGAGTCCCGAGGACGGGTTAGAAGAGAGTTCGGAGGAGGTGGTGAGATGCGAGAAGTGTGAACAGGAAAGGCAGGCCAGACAGAAGTTAGAAAGGGAAAGGCGGGCTGAGGCCTCATTGGAGAACAGAGACCTGACCACAGGTGCATGTCAGAGGTACCACatagaaagaaatgcaaaaattagGAATTGCCGAAAATCTTCAGAAACTTGTCTGGAAGGTGAGGAAGTTGGTTGGAAAGATAACAGCTGTAGGAGGGCATGGAAGCCCCTGCTTAGGAATGTTAATGAAGGGCTGGAGAAGCAAAAAAGGAGCATTGAGAAGGAAAGGGATGTGGAGAAACATGAAAGCCATGGGAAGGAAGTAGTGAAAATCAAGAAGAATGCTGTAGAAGGGCTGCAGCTAACTCGGGAAGCGAAGGAAGAGAACGGAAGTAGCTGCATGATGAACCAAAGTGGTTGGCTAAAGAAAGACACTACAAGGGATGCTGAGAAACCATCTAAAACACATAGGGAGGGCAGAGAGGGACAAAGGGCTAAAGAGGAGGGTGCCAGAAGAGAGGGGAATATCATATGTAGAGAGAGTGACATGACGCGACGAGAGAAAACAGGGGAGCGCAGAGtgaataaagaagaaagcaaggcTCAGGGATTGGAAAGCACAAGCCGAAGGCATGCCATTAAAAACAGAACTGATGTGGAAAAGCACTACGAGATTGGCAGAACTATTGGGGATGGAAACTTTGCAGTGGTGAAGGAATGTCGCCACTGTGACTCCAATCAGATTTATGCTATGAAAATTGTTGATAAATCCAAGTTGAAGGGGAAAGAGGACATGATGGAGAGTGAAATTCTGATCATCAGGAGTCTCTCTCATCCCAATATAGTAAGCTTAATTGAAGTGTATGAGACAGAAGCTGAGATCTACCTAATCCTAGAGTATGTCCCAGGAGGGGACTTATTTGATGCCATCATAGAAAGTGTGAAATTCACAGAGCACGATGCTGCTGTCATGATCACTGACCTCTGTGAAGCGCTGGTTTATATTCACAGCAAGAACATTGTCCACAGGGACCTCAAACCGGAGAATCTTTTG GTTCAGCATAATGCAGACAAATCTACTACACTGAAACTAGCAGATTTTGGCCTTGCAAAGCAGGTGACAAAACCCATATTTACTGTGTGTGGAACACCAACATATGTTGCCCCTGAAATCCTTGCTGAGAAGG gCTATGGGCTCGAAGTAGATATGTGGGCAGCTGGTGTGATTCTTTACATTCTGCTCTGCGGTTTTCCCCCTTTTCGCAGTCAGGACCGTGATCAAGACGAGCTGTTTCAGATCATACAGCTAGGTCACTATGAGTTCCTTTCCCCATACTGGGACAATATTTCTGCAG CAGCAAAAGACCTCATAACCAGGCTGTTGATAGTGGATCCCCAGAAGCGCTACACAGCACGACAAGTGCTTCAGCACCCTTGGATCAGAACAGCTGGAAAAACCAACAGCAGGAATTTGCAGAAGGAAGTGACAATAAATATCGAGCGTCATTTCCGGGCCCAGCGCCGGAGGGAAGTTGCTGATGAGGACACATGA
- the DCLK3 gene encoding serine/threonine-protein kinase DCLK3 isoform X2, protein MPAAAPPPLHPAAGSCCPYGHCAGRRALFDHSSHNASSKVKERKLQGTCPPLGRGSYGKACLHESSQRSPLFNPRNGFHTIHSEHSPVKPRIITVVKPGGHTLRRITLLLNRRSVQTFEQLMADISEALGFPRWKNDRVRKLYNLRGREIQSVSDFFREGDAFIAMGREPLTLKDLEVVLQELYPENPYAASAAIQQNEEQSQKLMSRLYDKASKVDSGFDETEIAKNCSNGMSPKLVGHKGKSQAKTKQEEKMRTKKKWSRESWDGEQGVKPSRKIRESERYFSRERSPEDGLEESSEEVVRCEKCEQERQARQKLERERRAEASLENRDLTTGACQRYHIERNAKIRNCRKSSETCLEGEEVGWKDNSCRRAWKPLLRNVNEGLEKQKRSIEKERDVEKHESHGKEVVKIKKNAVEGLQLTREAKEENGSSCMMNQSGWLKKDTTRDAEKPSKTHREGREGQRAKEEGARREGNIICRESDMTRREKTGERRVNKEESKAQGLESTSRRHAIKNRTDVEKHYEIGRTIGDGNFAVVKECRHCDSNQIYAMKIVDKSKLKGKEDMMESEILIIRSLSHPNIVSLIEVYETEAEIYLILEYVPGGDLFDAIIESVKFTEHDAAVMITDLCEALVYIHSKNIVHRDLKPENLLVQHNADKSTTLKLADFGLAKQVTKPIFTVCGTPTYVAPEILAEKGYGLEVDMWAAGVILYILLCGFPPFRSQDRDQDELFQIIQLGHYEFLSPYWDNISAAKDLITRLLIVDPQKRYTARQVLQHPWIRTAGKTNSRNLQKEVTINIERHFRAQRRREVADEDT, encoded by the exons ATGCCGGCCGCCGCGCCTCCTCCGCTGCACCCCGCCGccggctcctgctgcccctACGGCCACTGCGCGG gACGCCGGGCCTTGTTTGACCATTCGTCACACAACGCAAGCTCAAAAGTAAAAGAGAGGAAGCTCCAAGGGACTTGTCCTCCTCTTGGTCGTGGAAGCTATGGAAAAGCATGTTTGCATGAAAGCAGTCAGAGGTCCCCACTTTTTAATCCCCGTAATGGTTTTCACACGATACATTCAGAGCACAGTCCTGTGAAGCCAAGGATTATTACAGTGGTGAAACCTGGTGGGCACACACTCAGAAGGATAACCTTGCTTCTCAACAGGAGATCTGTCCAGACCTTTGAACAGCTGATGGCTGACATTTCAGAAGCTCTGGGATTTCCACGCTGGAAGAATGACCGTGTGAGAAAGCTTTACAATCTGAGAGGCAGAGAAATCCAAAGTGTTTCTGACTTCTTCAGGGAAGGTGATGCATTCATAGCGATGGGGAGAGAGCCCCTCACTTTGAAGGACCTGGAAGTGGTGTTACAAGAACTTTATCCTGAAAATCCATACGCTGCCagtgctgccattcagcagaATGAGGAGCAGTCCCAAAAGCTGATGAGCAGGCTGTACGACAAGGCTTCCAAAGTGGACAGTGGCTTTGATGAAACAGAAATTGCCAAGAACTGCAGCAACGGCATGTCTCCCAAACTGGTAGGacataaaggaaaaagtcaAGCCAAGACaaagcaagaggagaaaatgagaacaaaaaaaaagtggagtAGAGAGAGCTGGGATGGAGAGCAAGGAGTGAAGCCTTCTAGGAAGATCCGAGAAAGCGAGAGGTACTTCAGCCGTGAGAGGAGTCCCGAGGACGGGTTAGAAGAGAGTTCGGAGGAGGTGGTGAGATGCGAGAAGTGTGAACAGGAAAGGCAGGCCAGACAGAAGTTAGAAAGGGAAAGGCGGGCTGAGGCCTCATTGGAGAACAGAGACCTGACCACAGGTGCATGTCAGAGGTACCACatagaaagaaatgcaaaaattagGAATTGCCGAAAATCTTCAGAAACTTGTCTGGAAGGTGAGGAAGTTGGTTGGAAAGATAACAGCTGTAGGAGGGCATGGAAGCCCCTGCTTAGGAATGTTAATGAAGGGCTGGAGAAGCAAAAAAGGAGCATTGAGAAGGAAAGGGATGTGGAGAAACATGAAAGCCATGGGAAGGAAGTAGTGAAAATCAAGAAGAATGCTGTAGAAGGGCTGCAGCTAACTCGGGAAGCGAAGGAAGAGAACGGAAGTAGCTGCATGATGAACCAAAGTGGTTGGCTAAAGAAAGACACTACAAGGGATGCTGAGAAACCATCTAAAACACATAGGGAGGGCAGAGAGGGACAAAGGGCTAAAGAGGAGGGTGCCAGAAGAGAGGGGAATATCATATGTAGAGAGAGTGACATGACGCGACGAGAGAAAACAGGGGAGCGCAGAGtgaataaagaagaaagcaaggcTCAGGGATTGGAAAGCACAAGCCGAAGGCATGCCATTAAAAACAGAACTGATGTGGAAAAGCACTACGAGATTGGCAGAACTATTGGGGATGGAAACTTTGCAGTGGTGAAGGAATGTCGCCACTGTGACTCCAATCAGATTTATGCTATGAAAATTGTTGATAAATCCAAGTTGAAGGGGAAAGAGGACATGATGGAGAGTGAAATTCTGATCATCAGGAGTCTCTCTCATCCCAATATAGTAAGCTTAATTGAAGTGTATGAGACAGAAGCTGAGATCTACCTAATCCTAGAGTATGTCCCAGGAGGGGACTTATTTGATGCCATCATAGAAAGTGTGAAATTCACAGAGCACGATGCTGCTGTCATGATCACTGACCTCTGTGAAGCGCTGGTTTATATTCACAGCAAGAACATTGTCCACAGGGACCTCAAACCGGAGAATCTTTTG GTTCAGCATAATGCAGACAAATCTACTACACTGAAACTAGCAGATTTTGGCCTTGCAAAGCAGGTGACAAAACCCATATTTACTGTGTGTGGAACACCAACATATGTTGCCCCTGAAATCCTTGCTGAGAAGG gCTATGGGCTCGAAGTAGATATGTGGGCAGCTGGTGTGATTCTTTACATTCTGCTCTGCGGTTTTCCCCCTTTTCGCAGTCAGGACCGTGATCAAGACGAGCTGTTTCAGATCATACAGCTAGGTCACTATGAGTTCCTTTCCCCATACTGGGACAATATTTCTGCAG CAAAAGACCTCATAACCAGGCTGTTGATAGTGGATCCCCAGAAGCGCTACACAGCACGACAAGTGCTTCAGCACCCTTGGATCAGAACAGCTGGAAAAACCAACAGCAGGAATTTGCAGAAGGAAGTGACAATAAATATCGAGCGTCATTTCCGGGCCCAGCGCCGGAGGGAAGTTGCTGATGAGGACACATGA